The following proteins are co-located in the Candidatus Methanogranum gryphiswaldense genome:
- a CDS encoding winged helix-turn-helix domain-containing protein encodes MTDVEYGDKYAVFITDTGIKFLTNEVSLQIMELLTRSGMTVTEISELLGQQKTSIQSNMKKLERWDFISSYIDENDKRKTVYVPSSVKILCPVIPSLDIDSVEKDIIDTINKENEQYRGIILLMIIEAMKLGIDLSPLMLRGGSLLAKYAGKDFKNMDTGTLLRTMEKYFAEAKFPTTELSFKNGDLHAKIHMDRNLKKSLMMTHTMILGYMMEAISLNTGVRYCLGYVKEDSDGITHAMITPYIGKISNGTIIDDMIKEDTYSGWPLSIYYVNGKSVLFGNEVQVNILRTLDKSQMSLKGLSNSLNIPPVTVHTNMNKLVESGVIKSDAARSSKYVRYGLSGEPAIIATEKEPRLRIEMDALFKKYANSPSQYYKALFRYVNHSFRLVGFDISNIIRHIGMNISDSTIEDDPNISAMEFLNTMCEKNMGLGFKPSIVTYVPLTIILERDGQTLSEFRFIKPFYEGLFKFGLLKLTGDDYNIRFPFVGKK; translated from the coding sequence ATGACCGATGTGGAATATGGAGATAAGTATGCTGTATTCATCACCGATACAGGAATAAAATTCTTGACAAACGAAGTAAGTCTCCAAATTATGGAACTCTTAACACGTTCTGGAATGACCGTCACCGAGATCTCTGAATTGTTAGGACAGCAAAAAACATCCATACAATCAAACATGAAAAAACTTGAAAGATGGGATTTCATTTCATCTTACATTGATGAGAACGACAAAAGAAAGACCGTATATGTACCATCATCAGTAAAAATACTCTGCCCGGTAATACCATCGCTGGACATTGACTCCGTCGAAAAAGATATCATTGACACGATAAACAAAGAAAATGAACAGTACAGGGGCATAATACTGTTGATGATCATTGAAGCCATGAAACTTGGAATAGATCTGAGCCCGTTGATGCTGAGGGGCGGATCACTTTTAGCAAAATATGCTGGAAAGGACTTTAAGAACATGGATACGGGAACACTTCTTCGTACAATGGAGAAATATTTTGCAGAGGCCAAATTCCCAACAACAGAGTTGTCGTTTAAAAATGGAGACCTGCACGCAAAGATACACATGGACCGTAATCTAAAAAAATCGTTGATGATGACTCATACGATGATCCTCGGGTATATGATGGAGGCAATAAGCCTCAATACTGGCGTTAGATACTGTCTAGGATATGTCAAAGAGGACTCAGATGGTATAACACATGCAATGATAACGCCGTATATCGGCAAAATATCAAATGGAACTATAATTGATGATATGATCAAAGAGGATACCTACAGCGGATGGCCTCTATCCATATACTATGTGAATGGAAAATCAGTGCTTTTTGGAAATGAAGTACAGGTCAATATACTTCGGACATTAGATAAATCACAAATGTCCCTAAAAGGATTATCGAACAGCCTCAATATCCCGCCAGTAACTGTTCATACCAACATGAATAAACTCGTAGAATCAGGCGTCATCAAATCGGATGCTGCTAGATCATCCAAGTATGTACGTTATGGTCTATCCGGAGAACCGGCAATAATTGCTACAGAAAAAGAACCTCGTCTCAGGATAGAGATGGATGCATTATTCAAAAAATACGCAAATAGCCCATCCCAATACTACAAAGCGTTATTCAGATATGTCAACCACTCTTTTCGCCTTGTCGGATTCGACATAAGCAATATAATCAGACACATAGGCATGAACATCTCCGATTCAACGATAGAAGATGACCCGAATATCTCTGCCATGGAATTCCTGAACACCATGTGTGAAAAGAACATGGGCCTCGGATTCAAACCATCTATAGTGACGTATGTACCACTTACTATCATACTGGAGCGTGATGGCCAAACTCTGAGTGAATTTAGATTCATAAAACCCTTCTATGAAGGCCTGTTTAAATTCGGACTCCTAAAACTTACGGGTGATGACTACAATATAAGATTCCCCTTCGTTGGTAAAAAATGA
- a CDS encoding DUF1015 domain-containing protein, with product MVIFLPFPGYRPNLKAKESIGDRVSPPYDVIGPEYLKELQSHKNNVTNLTLNPDADKRYHSARKELERMISDGSLKQDANSFYFYQQTFDDAGIRKTRTGIVGILKTEEYSKGNIIPHEETFSKIKEDRLNLLRDMGSHLESIFGIFEGFTPELNKKIDNSAQLIYRFVDPQNVEHRYLRIADTEICKEISEQMKGQKMLIADGHHRYETALNYAKENPDDEKKQYVLTTMIAADDKGLVIWPTHRLVDAGDISEKNAITKISKEMTLKEVKVEEMESELKDWMMGLMFRSGKCFLAKYDKKDDPMWKLDTYVAQELILKDVYKYDEDKAKVSFDAEYTSVKKKMDNKEHDLAIILNDPKLQTIWDLSMIGKRMPKKTTFFFPKIWSGFVFYKMD from the coding sequence ATGGTAATATTTCTTCCATTTCCTGGATACAGGCCTAACCTGAAAGCCAAAGAATCGATCGGAGACCGCGTCTCACCTCCTTATGATGTGATCGGCCCCGAATACCTGAAAGAACTTCAGAGCCACAAGAACAACGTGACCAACCTCACTCTCAATCCGGATGCAGACAAGAGATACCACTCTGCAAGAAAGGAACTGGAAAGGATGATCTCGGATGGCAGCCTGAAACAGGACGCGAACTCCTTTTACTTCTATCAACAGACATTCGACGATGCAGGCATCCGTAAAACAAGGACTGGTATCGTTGGAATACTTAAAACAGAAGAATACTCGAAAGGCAACATCATACCTCATGAAGAGACCTTCTCGAAAATAAAAGAGGATCGTCTCAACCTATTGAGGGATATGGGATCTCATTTGGAGTCCATATTTGGTATATTCGAAGGTTTCACACCAGAATTGAACAAAAAAATAGACAATTCGGCGCAACTCATCTATAGATTCGTAGATCCACAGAACGTTGAACACAGATACCTTAGGATCGCAGACACAGAGATCTGCAAAGAGATATCCGAACAGATGAAAGGACAGAAGATGCTCATCGCTGACGGTCACCATAGATATGAGACCGCCCTTAACTATGCGAAAGAGAATCCGGACGACGAAAAGAAACAATATGTTCTCACTACAATGATCGCCGCCGATGACAAAGGATTGGTCATCTGGCCTACACACAGACTCGTGGATGCCGGAGATATCTCCGAAAAGAATGCGATCACGAAAATATCAAAAGAAATGACCCTCAAAGAAGTGAAAGTTGAGGAAATGGAATCCGAACTTAAGGACTGGATGATGGGTTTGATGTTCAGATCTGGAAAATGTTTCCTTGCAAAATACGATAAAAAAGATGATCCGATGTGGAAATTGGACACATACGTCGCACAGGAACTCATATTGAAAGATGTGTACAAATACGATGAGGATAAAGCAAAAGTGTCCTTCGACGCAGAATACACCTCAGTCAAAAAGAAGATGGATAACAAAGAACACGATCTTGCAATAATCCTGAACGATCCCAAACTCCAAACCATCTGGGACCTTTCCATGATCGGAAAGAGGATGCCGAAGAAAACGACATTCTTCTTCCCCAAGATCTGGTCAGGATTTGTTTTCTATAAAATGGATTGA
- a CDS encoding MerR family transcriptional regulator, producing the protein MKYRIGEFSKMAKMSVKTLRYYDEIGLLKPSKVDGWNGYRYYSTEQLGTIQTIFLYRDAGLSIDETKQMLLGHDIKGLLESRRDELTTERERISTELSNLERIIMNEKKNEHNAIVKDIPGCVVYCGKGKIANFQEMTKFILGTAEECLEANPGLECDPSNYCFVTYLDKEFKDREISIEYSQAVKRTGIETKNITFRKLEPVTAICVMHKGSYNKLGNAYSCALEFIEENEYQVCENPRECYIAGCWNRDNESDYLTEIQIPIKKMD; encoded by the coding sequence ATGAAGTACCGTATTGGTGAATTCTCAAAGATGGCAAAGATGTCTGTCAAGACTCTGAGATACTATGACGAGATCGGATTGCTCAAACCCAGCAAGGTGGATGGATGGAATGGATACAGATATTACTCCACAGAACAACTGGGTACCATACAGACCATATTCTTGTACAGGGATGCGGGCCTATCCATCGATGAAACAAAGCAGATGCTGCTCGGACATGATATCAAAGGACTCTTGGAATCAAGAAGGGACGAACTTACCACAGAAAGGGAAAGGATCAGCACGGAACTCTCAAATTTGGAGAGAATAATAATGAACGAGAAAAAGAACGAACACAATGCCATAGTAAAGGACATCCCAGGATGTGTGGTCTATTGCGGAAAAGGAAAGATTGCCAATTTCCAAGAGATGACAAAATTCATATTGGGGACCGCAGAGGAATGTCTCGAAGCCAATCCAGGACTGGAATGCGATCCTTCTAATTACTGTTTCGTGACATACTTGGACAAAGAGTTCAAGGATCGGGAGATCTCGATTGAATATTCTCAAGCCGTAAAAAGAACCGGTATTGAGACAAAGAACATAACTTTCAGAAAACTTGAACCTGTGACCGCGATATGCGTGATGCATAAAGGAAGTTACAACAAACTAGGCAACGCCTATTCTTGCGCTCTGGAATTCATAGAAGAAAATGAATACCAGGTGTGTGAAAATCCGAGAGAATGCTATATCGCAGGATGCTGGAATAGAGACAATGAATCAGATTATCTTACCGAGATACAGATACCGATAAAAAAGATGGACTGA
- the hypE gene encoding hydrogenase expression/formation protein HypE: MPKIVMNHGAGGEVMQEFLTKHIISHFPKMKADVPLDSMDDSAIVDDIVFTIDGHTVKPLFFPGGDIGKISVSGTVNDISVMGATPLGLGCSVIMEEGLDFDVVDRVMESVGKTCEYCGVPVVTGDTKVMESGAIDQMVMTTSAIGKRSPYLDKNLQIAAEYRSVDNRWCTDNSVRPGDAIIVSGYVGDHGVALLSFREGYGFESKIKSDVAPLNKMIAEALKVGGIVAMKDPTRGGLANTLNEWTSKSKVGMEINQTDIPLREGVVNACDLLGIDPLSIGNEGKAVIACVPDMAEQIVKALRRTPEGKDATLIGYATNGPVRVILKTEIGGRRILEAPSGDPVPRIC; encoded by the coding sequence ATGCCAAAGATCGTGATGAATCATGGGGCCGGCGGAGAGGTAATGCAGGAATTCCTGACAAAACATATCATATCCCATTTTCCAAAAATGAAGGCGGATGTCCCTCTGGACTCCATGGATGATTCAGCGATCGTCGATGATATCGTGTTTACAATAGACGGCCACACTGTGAAGCCACTGTTCTTCCCTGGAGGGGATATCGGAAAGATATCCGTCTCCGGAACTGTCAATGATATCTCGGTGATGGGAGCAACACCTCTCGGACTGGGTTGTTCAGTCATTATGGAAGAGGGCCTCGATTTCGACGTTGTGGACAGGGTCATGGAAAGTGTAGGTAAGACCTGCGAGTACTGCGGTGTGCCGGTTGTCACCGGTGATACAAAGGTCATGGAGTCCGGTGCTATCGATCAGATGGTGATGACCACTTCCGCTATCGGGAAAAGATCCCCTTACTTGGATAAAAACCTACAGATAGCCGCAGAATACAGATCAGTGGACAACAGATGGTGCACAGACAACAGCGTAAGGCCTGGAGATGCCATCATAGTCTCTGGGTATGTCGGTGATCATGGTGTTGCATTGCTTTCATTCCGTGAGGGATATGGATTCGAAAGTAAGATAAAAAGCGATGTCGCACCACTGAATAAAATGATCGCTGAAGCACTCAAGGTCGGAGGGATAGTCGCCATGAAAGACCCCACGAGGGGAGGTCTGGCCAACACACTCAACGAGTGGACCTCCAAATCCAAGGTCGGAATGGAGATCAACCAAACAGACATACCCCTCAGGGAAGGCGTAGTGAACGCCTGCGACCTCCTTGGGATCGATCCGTTGAGCATTGGAAATGAAGGAAAAGCTGTGATAGCCTGTGTGCCAGATATGGCAGAACAGATCGTCAAGGCTCTCAGACGCACCCCCGAAGGAAAGGACGCCACACTCATCGGATATGCTACGAACGGACCTGTTAGAGTAATACTCAAAACAGAGATCGGCGGTAGAAGGATACTCGAAGCCCCTTCCGGTGATCCTGTACCGAGGATATGCTGA
- a CDS encoding purine phosphoribosyltransferase family protein, with protein sequence MLEKLKESLEVCPVVGMKGYQYFVHPLTDGIPCIEPELLDEVTDAMISIGDFDCDYIIAPEAMGIPIGTLISSKTGVPMNIVRKRKYGLPGEVSVAQCTGYSKCEMYINGIKKGDRVVIVDDVLSTGGTMHAIITAFKNVIGAEIVDVVIVFEKTKNKAVLEKELDQKIKTLLKVDVVGGKTIYFE encoded by the coding sequence ATGTTGGAGAAGCTTAAGGAAAGTCTTGAGGTATGTCCTGTTGTCGGAATGAAAGGATATCAATATTTTGTACACCCGTTGACCGACGGCATACCCTGCATAGAACCAGAGCTTCTCGATGAGGTCACCGATGCCATGATCTCCATTGGTGATTTTGATTGTGATTATATCATTGCACCAGAGGCAATGGGAATACCGATAGGTACGCTAATATCAAGTAAGACAGGCGTTCCGATGAATATTGTAAGAAAAAGGAAGTATGGGCTTCCCGGTGAGGTTAGTGTCGCCCAATGTACAGGTTATTCTAAATGTGAAATGTACATAAACGGTATAAAGAAAGGCGACAGAGTAGTCATTGTAGATGATGTCCTCAGTACAGGTGGTACGATGCATGCGATCATCACAGCTTTCAAAAATGTTATCGGTGCAGAGATCGTGGACGTCGTGATAGTTTTTGAGAAAACAAAGAACAAGGCCGTTTTAGAAAAGGAACTCGATCAGAAGATTAAAACTCTTTTGAAGGTTGATGTCGTGGGAGGAAAAACAATCTACTTTGAATGA
- a CDS encoding adenine phosphoribosyltransferase produces MKDLKDYVTTIPDFPKEGIMFRDITTLIQDPKGFHLAVDGLCKMLKDVDFDVVLGSESRGFVFGAPVAYAMNKGFILVRKKGKLPRKVICEEYDLEYGTATLEMHIDSFPKGAKVVIIDDLIATGGTTKAIIDMVEKLGGQIVKIAFVIELEGLNGKDKLKGYNVESLITYEGR; encoded by the coding sequence ATGAAGGACCTTAAGGACTACGTTACGACCATACCCGATTTCCCAAAAGAAGGCATAATGTTCAGGGACATAACCACTCTGATACAGGACCCCAAGGGTTTCCATTTGGCCGTGGACGGTCTCTGCAAAATGCTCAAGGATGTCGATTTCGATGTTGTATTGGGTTCAGAATCGAGAGGTTTCGTCTTCGGAGCCCCAGTCGCATATGCGATGAACAAAGGATTCATCCTTGTACGTAAGAAGGGCAAACTTCCGCGTAAGGTCATATGCGAAGAATATGACCTGGAATACGGGACCGCCACTCTTGAGATGCACATCGACAGTTTCCCAAAAGGAGCCAAGGTCGTCATCATCGATGACCTGATAGCAACTGGCGGTACCACCAAAGCTATCATCGATATGGTAGAGAAACTTGGCGGACAAATAGTGAAGATCGCTTTCGTCATAGAATTGGAAGGCCTAAACGGAAAAGACAAACTGAAGGGCTACAACGTGGAATCGCTCATCACTTACGAAGGAAGATGA
- a CDS encoding SPFH domain-containing protein, with protein MAEKKTNVVFWENQGPDDIIYRSENDDLRTITSVTVPEHAVALFIRDGKLEGVLEPGRHVITSANIPWLTKLYNMALGYKETPFKVWVVYISLKIFNGKWGIRSMMKAANEYQVPITLMANGDYQFRINDVSVFYTQVLGGMTQYTTGSINSFMKSFINEQIIQQLTSMFYMDIMNNIEKASTSTKILIEQYFTQRGIELLALKINEVATTEEEKQKVFEYLQFSSSKGESFKKYEVMDRMADAIGTSQGGAAMGTGMLLFPQMYQQLQQQPVQGVQSQQQSQAQKVMCPACGSLNDYPYKFCNNCGQASPMMNRTQPSPATTVAAPAPAQNGAPANDSPKAFKICPYCGHDLSGLPKVPKFCPYCSEQLN; from the coding sequence ATGGCAGAAAAAAAGACCAACGTAGTATTCTGGGAAAACCAGGGACCTGATGATATAATCTACAGGTCAGAGAACGATGACCTCAGAACTATCACCTCTGTGACAGTTCCAGAACACGCAGTAGCCCTTTTCATAAGGGATGGAAAACTCGAAGGCGTGCTCGAACCTGGCAGACATGTGATCACCTCGGCAAATATCCCCTGGCTGACCAAACTGTACAACATGGCGCTGGGTTACAAAGAAACCCCATTCAAGGTTTGGGTAGTCTACATATCATTGAAGATCTTCAATGGAAAATGGGGCATCAGAAGCATGATGAAGGCCGCCAATGAATATCAGGTCCCAATCACGCTTATGGCCAACGGTGACTACCAATTCCGCATAAACGACGTATCTGTGTTCTACACACAGGTGTTAGGCGGAATGACCCAGTACACAACAGGCAGCATCAACTCATTCATGAAGAGCTTCATCAATGAACAGATCATCCAACAGTTGACCTCGATGTTCTACATGGACATCATGAACAACATCGAGAAAGCATCGACGAGCACGAAAATACTCATCGAACAATACTTCACTCAGAGAGGAATAGAACTTCTGGCACTGAAGATCAACGAAGTTGCTACCACTGAAGAAGAAAAACAGAAAGTATTCGAATATCTCCAATTCAGTAGCTCTAAAGGAGAATCGTTCAAGAAATACGAGGTCATGGATAGGATGGCCGATGCGATCGGAACATCCCAAGGAGGCGCAGCAATGGGTACTGGAATGCTATTGTTCCCACAGATGTATCAACAGCTTCAGCAACAACCGGTTCAAGGTGTACAGTCACAGCAACAGTCCCAGGCACAAAAAGTCATGTGTCCTGCTTGCGGATCCCTCAACGACTATCCGTACAAATTCTGCAACAACTGCGGACAAGCATCACCCATGATGAATCGCACTCAGCCGAGCCCTGCTACTACAGTTGCTGCTCCGGCACCAGCACAAAATGGTGCACCGGCGAATGACTCTCCAAAGGCATTCAAGATCTGTCCATACTGCGGACATGATCTTAGCGGATTGCCTAAGGTACCTAAATTCTGTCCGTATTGTTCTGAACAACTAAATTGA
- a CDS encoding glutamine synthetase III, whose protein sequence is MANSRFKAVEEAFKKAPVVVEPPAPATSDYYGCNVFNRATMRKYLSSETRRIVYESIEQGATLDKSVAEHVAAGMKRWAMDMGATHYTHWFQPLTGGTAEKHDSFAEPHGQGESIESFSGKLLCQQEPDASSFPSGGLRNTFEARGYTAWDPSSPAFIMGDCLCIPTVFISYTGEALDYKTPLLKSVSAVSKATADVLKYFGMENARVNSYLGWEQEYFLIDSALYAQRPDLILTERTLQGHNSAKNQQLEDHYFALIPSRALEFMKDLEYEAYKLGIPVKTRHNEVAPNQFEIAPVYEEVNLAVDHNLLLMSIMKQVAERHGFKVLLHEKPFGGVNGSGKHCNWSLGTEDGIGLMSPGKTDEENLRFLTFMANVLKAVYDNDSLLKASIMTASNAHRLGANEAPPAIISSFLGVQVSQVFEELLHTKDMVKISEKKGYSLGIPQVPELLVDNTDRNRTSPFAFTGNRFEFRAVGSSANCGAPLAVLNTIVAYQLKQFKIAVDKRIASGTPVMQAVLDEVRETYRACKDVCFDGNGYSEEWRIEAKRRKLDCENSVPVIYDAFTSKKTIKIYKDTKVLTEVELDARKEVLWEIYCKKVEIEAKTISDMALNHLIPVAIEYQSLLLDNVFKLKELFSKTEFEQLSSHERKQIKEISECVSAAMDLASEMDSLCVKLHGIENEREKAVEFHDKIVPSIEAIRKHLDALEMIVDDQMWPMPKYRELLFIS, encoded by the coding sequence ATGGCAAACAGCAGATTCAAAGCCGTCGAAGAAGCGTTCAAAAAGGCGCCGGTCGTCGTTGAGCCTCCAGCACCTGCAACATCTGACTACTACGGATGCAATGTTTTCAACAGAGCGACAATGAGAAAATACCTATCCTCCGAAACGAGGAGGATCGTGTACGAGTCAATCGAACAGGGAGCGACATTGGACAAATCTGTTGCTGAACATGTTGCCGCAGGCATGAAGCGCTGGGCCATGGACATGGGAGCAACACACTACACGCACTGGTTCCAGCCACTGACAGGCGGAACTGCAGAGAAGCACGACTCCTTTGCGGAACCACACGGACAGGGAGAATCAATAGAGAGTTTCAGCGGGAAACTTCTCTGCCAGCAGGAGCCAGATGCATCCTCGTTCCCCAGCGGAGGTCTAAGGAATACCTTCGAGGCCAGAGGATACACAGCTTGGGACCCCTCGTCTCCAGCATTCATAATGGGCGACTGTCTTTGCATCCCCACAGTTTTCATATCATACACAGGAGAGGCACTGGATTACAAGACACCGCTCTTGAAATCCGTTTCTGCTGTATCCAAGGCGACCGCCGATGTACTCAAGTACTTCGGAATGGAGAACGCCAGGGTCAATTCCTATCTCGGATGGGAACAGGAGTACTTCCTGATCGATTCTGCGCTTTACGCACAACGCCCTGACCTGATCCTTACCGAGCGTACGCTTCAGGGACATAACAGTGCGAAGAATCAGCAGCTCGAGGACCACTATTTCGCTTTGATCCCTTCCAGGGCTTTAGAGTTCATGAAGGATCTGGAGTACGAGGCATACAAACTCGGGATACCTGTCAAGACCAGGCACAACGAGGTCGCACCCAACCAGTTCGAGATCGCACCAGTCTACGAGGAGGTCAACCTCGCGGTCGATCATAACCTTCTCCTCATGTCCATCATGAAGCAGGTCGCAGAGCGTCACGGATTCAAGGTACTTCTCCACGAGAAACCATTCGGAGGGGTAAACGGATCCGGAAAGCACTGTAACTGGTCCCTTGGAACAGAAGACGGCATCGGCCTCATGTCCCCTGGAAAGACGGACGAAGAGAACCTCAGATTCCTCACGTTCATGGCCAATGTGCTCAAGGCCGTCTATGACAACGATTCGTTGCTGAAAGCATCCATCATGACAGCCTCCAATGCCCACAGATTAGGGGCCAACGAGGCACCCCCGGCGATCATATCCTCCTTCTTAGGAGTACAGGTTAGCCAGGTCTTTGAGGAGCTGCTCCACACCAAGGACATGGTCAAGATCAGTGAGAAGAAAGGCTACAGCCTCGGAATCCCGCAGGTTCCTGAATTATTGGTGGACAACACCGATAGGAACAGAACCTCGCCGTTCGCGTTCACAGGCAACAGATTCGAGTTCAGGGCCGTGGGTTCCTCGGCCAACTGCGGTGCACCGCTGGCAGTACTCAACACGATCGTTGCATACCAGCTTAAGCAGTTCAAGATAGCGGTCGATAAGAGGATCGCATCCGGAACACCTGTAATGCAGGCCGTCCTTGACGAGGTCCGTGAGACATACAGGGCATGCAAGGATGTATGCTTCGATGGAAACGGATACTCCGAAGAGTGGAGGATCGAGGCAAAACGTCGCAAACTCGACTGTGAGAACTCCGTTCCAGTGATCTACGATGCATTCACATCTAAGAAGACAATCAAGATCTACAAGGATACGAAGGTCTTGACGGAGGTCGAGCTTGATGCAAGGAAAGAGGTTCTTTGGGAGATCTACTGCAAGAAGGTCGAGATAGAGGCGAAGACCATAAGTGACATGGCACTCAACCATCTGATCCCAGTTGCGATCGAGTATCAGTCCCTGCTGTTGGACAACGTGTTCAAGCTCAAGGAGCTGTTCTCAAAGACGGAATTCGAGCAATTGTCTTCTCACGAGCGCAAGCAGATAAAAGAGATCTCTGAGTGCGTGTCAGCGGCAATGGACCTGGCCTCCGAGATGGACAGTCTCTGTGTGAAATTACATGGAATTGAGAATGAGCGCGAGAAGGCCGTGGAGTTCCACGACAAGATCGTACCTAGCATCGAGGCAATCAGGAAACATCTCGACGCGCTTGAGATGATAGTTGATGACCAGATGTGGCCCATGCCCAAGTACAGAGAACTGCTCTTCATAAGCTGA
- the ade gene encoding adenine deaminase yields the protein MNGPKVLEGNLVDVLKDRIYPARITVKSGKVISIEETSEQYSDYILPGLIDSHVHIESSLLVPSRFAEAAIPRGVCTVIADPHEIANVMGKKGVEFMIQDAKGAPMKFRFMVPSCVPATAFETSGARLGSKEVESLLHRKEIFGLAEMMNYPGVLADDYEVMCKIDAAKKVEKPIDGHAPGLSGEALDKYIAAGITTDHECVTEAEAREKADKGMKIQVREGSACSNMKDLIPAVKDREFFLCSDDMHVGQCLNKGYMDRLLRMAVYYGVDPMNAVKAATLWPARHYNLDEGSIRVGGPADMVFVSDLLCFTVKRVYIDGELVADTGNALFEVQPMTCGTHIRKCDLSAKDLYIPCKVASVKVRAIQVEDKKIASKERIVELKTDNWVVMPDPNKDVLLMAVINRYKEAKPVVGFVSGFGFKNGALASSISHDSHNLVAVASSYELLASAINSVSESGGHYFTDGVKEYYHAAPVAGLMSTETPECASFMEEKVIFSARSCGCTLREPFMTLGFQCLLVVPSLKMSDKGLFDSEKFEFTDLLIKE from the coding sequence ATGAACGGTCCGAAGGTACTCGAGGGTAATTTAGTGGACGTCTTGAAGGATAGGATCTACCCTGCTAGAATAACTGTGAAAAGTGGAAAGGTAATATCGATAGAAGAGACCTCAGAGCAATACTCTGATTATATTCTTCCAGGCCTGATTGATTCACACGTTCATATAGAATCCTCGTTGTTGGTACCTTCACGTTTTGCCGAGGCCGCGATCCCAAGAGGGGTTTGTACCGTTATCGCCGATCCGCACGAGATAGCGAACGTAATGGGCAAAAAAGGAGTGGAGTTCATGATACAGGATGCCAAAGGAGCACCCATGAAATTCAGGTTCATGGTTCCTTCATGTGTACCTGCCACAGCCTTTGAGACCTCAGGTGCAAGATTAGGGTCCAAAGAGGTCGAGAGTCTTCTTCACAGAAAAGAGATCTTCGGATTGGCCGAGATGATGAACTACCCCGGTGTGTTGGCCGATGACTATGAAGTCATGTGCAAGATAGATGCCGCCAAAAAGGTAGAAAAACCCATTGACGGACATGCTCCGGGGCTTTCAGGAGAAGCTCTGGACAAATATATCGCGGCAGGGATAACCACAGATCACGAGTGTGTTACCGAAGCTGAGGCTAGAGAAAAGGCCGACAAAGGAATGAAGATACAGGTAAGGGAAGGTTCCGCATGTTCTAACATGAAGGATCTGATACCTGCGGTCAAGGATCGCGAGTTCTTCCTGTGCTCTGATGATATGCATGTGGGGCAGTGTTTGAACAAAGGATATATGGACAGACTTTTGAGGATGGCGGTCTATTATGGTGTGGACCCGATGAATGCAGTGAAGGCCGCTACATTATGGCCAGCGAGGCATTACAATCTCGATGAAGGGTCCATACGTGTCGGCGGTCCCGCGGATATGGTCTTCGTATCGGATCTTTTGTGTTTTACTGTCAAAAGAGTGTATATCGATGGAGAATTGGTCGCCGATACAGGTAATGCGTTGTTCGAGGTCCAGCCTATGACGTGTGGTACGCACATAAGGAAATGTGATCTGTCGGCAAAGGACCTTTACATCCCATGCAAGGTCGCATCTGTTAAGGTGAGAGCGATCCAGGTAGAGGATAAAAAGATAGCTAGCAAGGAAAGGATCGTTGAACTCAAGACCGATAATTGGGTGGTCATGCCGGATCCAAACAAGGATGTTTTGTTGATGGCGGTCATCAACAGATACAAGGAGGCTAAGCCTGTGGTAGGATTTGTAAGCGGATTCGGGTTCAAGAACGGTGCACTTGCCTCATCCATATCCCATGATTCCCACAATCTGGTGGCGGTAGCTTCTTCATACGAATTACTTGCGTCCGCTATCAATTCGGTCTCTGAATCTGGTGGGCATTATTTCACCGATGGGGTCAAGGAATATTATCACGCTGCACCTGTTGCAGGTCTGATGAGCACTGAAACGCCAGAATGTGCCTCGTTCATGGAAGAGAAAGTGATATTTTCGGCCAGATCATGTGGATGTACATTGAGGGAGCCATTTATGACATTAGGTTTTCAATGTCTTCTGGTAGTTCCATCGTTGAAGATGAGCGATAAAGGTCTTTTTGATAGTGAAAAATTTGAGTTCACAGATCTATTAATCAAAGAGTGA